GAAGACCGTTACCACTACCAAGACTGAGACGAAGGTCGAGGAAGCAAAGCCTTGGTTACCTGCAAAGTGGGATGAAGAAGCGGATGTTGTGATAGTTGGCAGTGGCGGTGCAGGTCTTGCGGCAGCAATAACTGCGCACGACGAAGGTGCAAAGGTATTGATCGTTGAAAAGATGCCGCAGATGGGTATCTGCAATACTGCCGTTAGCGGCGGAATCATAAATGCATGGTCCTCGAAGCTTAAGCTACATGAAAAACAAGGAATAAAGGACTCACTTGAGTTACAGTATCAAGATATACTTAGGTCCGGAGATTACATGGGCGACCCCGAGCTCATAAGGACTTTAGTCGAGAACGCCCCTTCAACCATTGACTTCTTAGTCGACATAGGTGTGCCTTTTGGTGATACGTTAACCATGTCTGGTGGACAAAGCGTTCCAAGAACATTTAGGATAATAGGTTCAGGTGCGGCACTGTATAAGCCACTAAGGGAGGCAGTTCAAAAAAGAGGCATTAAAGTGCTTTTGGAGCACAAGGTTACCAAAATAATTAGAGAAGAGACCGACGGTGGTAGGGTTCTCGGTGTAAAAGCTGAGACTACTGATGGTAAAACAAAGTATATTAGAGCTAAGAAGGCCGTGATATTAGCGGCTGGTGGATTCTGTCAAAGCGAGCTGTTACTGAAGAGACATGCTCCAAGGTTCGCTGGTTTCCCATCCACGAACGCTCCAGGGACGACGACTGGAGAAGTATTGGTAGCTGCGATGGACGTGGGCGCCGCTGTAAGAGGTATGGATTACGTGCAGCTATGGCCTATGTGTGATTACGAAACAGGCAGTCTAACTACGATAGCGGCTGGTACAGAGACGGGCACTGGAATAATGGTAAACATTAACGGAAAAAGGTTTGTTGAAGAAATGGAGAGAAGGGACGTTAGAAGAGACGCGGTTCTGGCGCAACCTGGAGGTTTTGCCTTCGCAATAGTAGATCACAAACAACTAAAAACGATCACAGCATTCGGAGATCCTGAAAAGATAATCGCTGACCAGATAAAGAGGGGCGTAGCCTTTAAAGCTGATACTATAAGGGAGCTCGCTATACTGGCAGGTATAGACCCAACAAACCTAGTTGAAACCGTGAACAACTGGAATAAGTACGTCGACGAGGGATATGACCCGGAGTTCAAGAGAAGGGATCTGCCCACGAAGAAGGGCGACCCTATGCTTAAGATAGATACGCCGCCCTTCTACGCTATAAAGGGAAGACCATCGCTTCACCACACGATGGGCGGTCTTCATATAAATACTAAGGCACAAGTACTTGACGTAGAAGGCAAGGTCATACCCGGTCTTTACGCGGCTGGTGAGAT
Above is a genomic segment from Aigarchaeota archaeon containing:
- a CDS encoding flavocytochrome c; the encoded protein is KTVTTTKTETKVEEAKPWLPAKWDEEADVVIVGSGGAGLAAAITAHDEGAKVLIVEKMPQMGICNTAVSGGIINAWSSKLKLHEKQGIKDSLELQYQDILRSGDYMGDPELIRTLVENAPSTIDFLVDIGVPFGDTLTMSGGQSVPRTFRIIGSGAALYKPLREAVQKRGIKVLLEHKVTKIIREETDGGRVLGVKAETTDGKTKYIRAKKAVILAAGGFCQSELLLKRHAPRFAGFPSTNAPGTTTGEVLVAAMDVGAAVRGMDYVQLWPMCDYETGSLTTIAAGTETGTGIMVNINGKRFVEEMERRDVRRDAVLAQPGGFAFAIVDHKQLKTITAFGDPEKIIADQIKRGVAFKADTIRELAILAGIDPTNLVETVNNWNKYVDEGYDPEFKRRDLPTKKGDPMLKIDTPPFYAIKGRPSLHHTMGGLHINTKAQVLDVEGKVIPGLYAAGEITGGIHGTNRIGGNALLDIITFGRIAGKNAAREVSA